A genomic region of Lytechinus pictus isolate F3 Inbred chromosome 2, Lp3.0, whole genome shotgun sequence contains the following coding sequences:
- the LOC129281241 gene encoding uncharacterized protein LOC129281241 — protein MFLLKLAILGYDEITEDADPSDYQYQLNIMFHDDDAEWVNENLKPALEERMPHLQNIAFGDEDLHLGMYYVNAVYYNLDNSFKTALLIGNKSVDDAWFMTKLRMAVEHMNDTKLDKIILIFLEDIHEANLPYLVRLLLSKNKPYLLVTEDEDGQELFWAQFEKEMRANKVINSVIPI, from the coding sequence ATGTTTCTTCTAAAACTAGCTATCCTTGGCTATGATGAAATCACAGAGGATGCTGATCCAAGTGACTATCAATACCAGCTTAACATCATGttccatgatgatgatgccgaGTGGGTAAATGAAAACCTAAAGCCGGCACTTGAAGAAAGGATGCCTCATCTGCAGAACATAGCCTTCGGAGATGAAGATCTTCATCTAGGGATGTACTATGTCAATGCTGTATATTATAATCTTGATAATAGCTTCAAGACAGCATTGTTGATAGGAAACAAGTCGGTGGATGATGCTTGGTTCATGACCAAGCTAAGAATGGCTGTTGAGCATATGAACGACACTAAGTTAGACAAGATCATCTTGATATTCTTAGAGGACATCCATGAAGCCAATTTACCATATCTTGTAAGACTCTTGCTAAGTAAAAACAAACCTTATTTGTTGGTTACAGAAGATGAAGATGGTCAAGAGTTGTTTTGGGCTCAGTTTGAAAAGGAAATGAGGGCAAACAAGGTTATCAATAGTGTTATTccaatttaa